A DNA window from Helianthus annuus cultivar XRQ/B chromosome 15, HanXRQr2.0-SUNRISE, whole genome shotgun sequence contains the following coding sequences:
- the LOC110869410 gene encoding uncharacterized protein LOC110869410, with product MVFDDFVQKDGEIDNDVAHRIQAGWCRWRAAAGVLCDRRFPTKLKGKFYKVAVRPAMLYGTDCWAIKKTQTRKMEVAEMRMLRWMCGHTRLERMRNEVFRERLAVASISSKIKEGRLRWFGHVKRRPLTATVRVVDTLCVEGRRSRGRPKLTWEERIRQDLLELHLSEDMVQDRSSWRRRIKVKDF from the coding sequence ATGGTTTTTGATGATTTTGTACAAAAGGATGGGGAGATAGATAATGACGTTGCCCATCGTATACAAGCTGGCTGGTGTAGGTGGAGAGCAGCCGCTGGGGTTTTGTGTGACAGGAGGTTCCCAACTAAATTAAAGGGAAAATTTTATAAGGTTGCAGTTAGACCTGCTATGTTATATGGAACAGATTGTTGGGCTATCAAAAAGACGCAGACACGCAAGATGGAGGTGGCAGAAATGAGGATGTTACGGTGGATGTGTGGGCACACAAGGCTAGAGCGTATgagaaatgaggtttttagggaaaGGCTAGCGGTGGCTAGTATATCGAGTAAGATtaaggaggggagattgagatggtttgggcatgtgaagaggaGGCCATTGACGGCAACGGTTAGAGTAGTAGACACCCTTTGTGTGGAGGGTAGGAGGAGTAGAGGAAGGCCCAAACTAACTTGGGAGGAGCGGATTAGGCAAGATTTGCTAGAGTTGCAcctttctgaggacatggtccaggataggagttcgtggagacgtaggattaaggttaaagaTTTTTAG
- the LOC110871759 gene encoding AB hydrolase superfamily protein YfhM, producing MDQIKHNFIEVNGLNLHVAEIGSESSPAVIFLHGFPEIWYTWRHQMIAVANAGFRAIVPDYRGYGLSDIPEEPEKTSFFDFVKDTASILDYLNISKVFVIGKDFGSMVGYTFALFNPQKVAAIVSLGVAFRPPGSRAHQALPEGYYINRWKEPGRAEADFGRFDVKTVVKNIYIIFSRSEIPIANENQEIMDLVDPSTPLPSWFTEDDLAVYGDLYQKSGFQTPLQVPYRILNSKVEVSKQAPKDLKVEAPTLLIMGEKDFVFGLPGTAEYIRSGEVKKYVPNLETIYIAEGSHFVHEQFPDQVNQLILNFLNCHKH from the exons ATGGATCAAATCAAACACAACTTCATTGAAGTCAACGGGCTCAATCTCCACGTAGCCGAGATCGGATCAGAGTCCTCACCAGCAGTGATTTTCCTCCACGGATTCCCGGAGATATGGTACACGTGGCGCCACCAAATGATCGCGGTCGCAAACGCCGGTTTCAGAGCCATTGTACCCGATTACAGAGGATACGGGTTATCTGATATCCCTGAAGAACCCGAGAAGACCTCTTTTTTTGATTTTGTCAAAGATACTGCGTCCATTTTGGATTATCTCAATATTTCTAAG GTGTTTGTTATTGGTAAAGATTTTGGATCAATGGTTGGCTACACATTCGCCCTTTTCAACCCACAGAAAGTTGCAGCTATTGTATCGCTCGGTGTGGCTTTTAGGCCCCCTGGTTCCCGGGCTCATCAAGCCCTCCCCGAAGGCTACTACATTAACCGCTGGAAG GAACCTGGAAGAGCTGAAGCTGATTTTGGCCGGTTTGATGTTAAAACAGTGGTGAAGAACATTTACATTATTTTCTCTAGAAGTGAGATACCGATAGCCAATGAAAACCAAGAGATAATGGATTTGGTTGACCCGTCGACTCCTCTACCCTCTTGGTTCACAGAGGATGACCTTGCGGTATATGGGGATTTGTATCAGAAGTCCGGATTTCAAACTCCACTTCAAGTTCCTTACAG GATTTTAAATAGCAAAGTTGAAGTGTCAAAACAAGCTCCAAAAGATCTGAAAGTAGAAGCTCCAACACTATTGATCATGGGCGAGAAAGATTTTGTGTTTGGGTTACCTGGAACCGCAGAATATATAAGGAGCGGCGAGGTGAAGAAATACGTACCCAACTTGGAAACCATATATATTGCTGAAGGATCGCATTTCGTTCATGAACAATTTCCCGACCAGGTTAACCAACTCATCCTCAACTTTCTCAATTGCCACAAACATTAG